In the genome of Candidatus Limnocylindrales bacterium, the window AAAACATCCTCTCGACTCCCGATGATAAGAGGAACTCTTTGATGAAGTTCTGTAGGCTGAATATCTAGAATTCTTTCGTATCCTGTACTGGCCAATCCCCCCGCTTGCTCTATAAGGTAGGCCATAGGAGCCGCCTCATAAAGAAGTCTCAGTTTCCCCTTTGGGTTTTTACTATCCGCAGGATATAGGAAAATACCCCCATAGAGAAGATTACGATGAAAATCTGCAACTAACGATCCAATATAACGGGAGGAATAGGGACGATCCGTTTTCTTATCTTCTTCTTTTAAATAGTTGATATAATTCTGAACCCCTTTTCCCCAACGGTTAGAATTCCCTTCATTAATACTATAAATTTTTCCCTTCTCAGGTATTCGGATGTTTTTATGGGAGAGAAGAAACTCTCCAACGGTCGGATCCAGAGTAAATCCGTGCACCCCATGACCCGTGCTATAAACCATCATGGTACTGGACCCATAAAGAATATACCCGGCTCCTACTTGCTTATATCCTGGCTGGAGGACATCTTCTAAGGTCCCCCTTCCTTCCTTGGTAATTCTCCGATGAATAGAGAAAATGGTTCCGACACTGACATTGGCATCGATATTAGAAGAACCATCCAAAGGATCCAAAAGAACAATATATTTTCCCAGGGGGTATCCATCTGGAATTGGGATCAAATCGGCTTCCTCCTCTGAGGCCAGAGCACATACATGGCCAGAACGCCCTAAAATTTCTAAGAGTACGTTATGGGCAAATTCATCCAGTTTGGTGACCTTCTCCCCTTGAACGTTCTCCGTCCCTGTGAATCCTAATATATTGGTTAGACCGGCTCTCCTGACTTCTCGGGTGATAACTTTGGCTGCCAGGGTAATCGTCGATAAAAGGTCTGAGAATTCTCCTGTAGCACCTGGAATTTCCCTTTGTTGCTCTAAAATATACCGGGATATTGTCATGATTGGTTTCATATTAAAATCGACGCAAAGCCCCGACTTTGCCGGGAAAAAAGCGTCGCCTCCTTGAGACCTTAGTAACCTTAAGCCTGTCCTTCGATAACCAGGCATATACTTTTATGCGACGTTTGTCAAAGAAAAAGTGGTTTTAATCAGCAGGATCCGGGTTGAGAGTCTTTTTGAAAGACCTGGATTCAAAAAGAGTCAAATATAATTAAAAATTTTTATTTTGGAAGGCGAAAGATAGGTTTTTCTCCTTGACAAGGGGGAGGGTTTTTATATGCTTTAATAGCAGTAAACTTTTTGGATCCTGACTCCAAACTCTTCACCTAGAGGTGCTCCATGACAACCAACATATTTGATATCTTACCTCCTTCAACGGATAGGATTTGTGAAATTTATGCTCTAAAACTTGGGGAGATTACACGGGATACTTCCTTCGTTGTTTATCTCACCGATTTTGGCGTTCCCATCACTACGTTTTATTATGTTTGGTGCATTAAAGGATCTGATGGGATAGTCCTGGTAGATACGGGATTTACTTCAAAAATTCCCCAAAGTCAGGCCGTTCGTAACCTCACCAGTCCTGTAGATCAACTGGCTAAAATCGGAGTAGATGCCAAAGAAATTTCCACAGTGATCATCAGCCATCTTCACTGGGATCATGCTGGAGGATGTAACTTTTTTCCTAAAGCTACTTTTTATATCCAAAGGCGAGAATTTGAATTTTTTACCGAGAATCCTTTAAGTAAATATAAACCTTTCACAAAGGTTACTTATCAAGAAGGCTTGGAACAACTGGTTAAGCTTAAGGAAGCTGGACGGGTGAAGTTAGTGGAGGGTGCCGCTCCTATCGCTCCGGGTATTTCTGTGATGTTAGCTCCAGGACATACGCCAGGTCTTATGGTAACCCTGGTAAACACGGCCCGGGGAATTGCTGCCATTAGCTCGGATTGTGGCCATCTATTTCGGAACTTCGAAGAGGAAATACCCTCCAGTATTATTACCGATATGATAACCTGGCTGGAGAGTTACCGACGAATCAAGGGGGTTGTCTCGGCTCCGGACCTCATCTTTCCCGGTCATGATGCCCTGATGATAACCCGGTATCCTCGTGTAGCAGAGGGAGTTTCCAAATTGGTATAGAACCTGGGGGTAGCCACAGGCTACCCCCACGGCCATTGAACAGGAGGTTATTGCTGTTTCTTTTCCTCTTTTTTCTCCATACCTCCTTTAGAGAAAGATAAATTTACCGTAATGGTATCACCTTCCTTAAGGTCTTTAATCTCAGCGGGAGGAAAATGTACGTCTAAGGTGCCCGCCCCGGTCTTTACGCTCACCATACCGGTATTGTGATCAATCTTGGTGATCGTACCGCTCATGCTGTGTTCCCCATGTTTCTTTTCCGGCTCAGCCGATAAGGCAGGAATGGCACTACCGATTACAAAAATAACGGCTATTAAAAGAGCTAAAACTTTCTTCATGCCTTTTTGTTTACAAAACTTACTATTGTCTGAGATTAAATAGTAAGTTTTGAAGGGCACTCCTAGTTGCCCGGAAAGATAACCCTATTCTCTAAAAAGGACCTTCTTAGCAGCTCACTTTTTAAATTATGAAACAAATCTTAAAAACGTCAAGTACTCTTCAATAATTTCTTAATCCCTATCAAGTTTTAGATTAAAAAGTTAAGGCTCTTTCAATAAAGAAAGACTGGGACAGGTGAAAAACTTGTCTTATCCGTTTAATACTCAATCTGGATAGAAATATCCTATGACCCATGGAGTGATCCCCCCAGGATCTCCCCTAAACCGAGGAGTCATCATGCGATGTTTCAACGTAAAAATGGTATAAGGCCCATACCCATAATGAAGGATCTCTGATAAATCCCCGGTTATCCAGATCTGCTGAAGCGATATATGAAAATAACTTTTAAGTCTATAAGAAATTATATCCCTTTAATCAGAATTTTTAGGAGCGAAGGATTCTCCCTGGTCCTCCTGGTATAATTTTTTAAGACCTTCCTCTACATCCGATAGGGTAAAGCTTAAAAGGTTCTGGATTTTATTAATGGAAAAAGAGCAGTCGGCAGGCATATTGACCGTTAAGACACTGGCCATGGAAGCCGGTTCTATAAGGTGGATAGGGTATCCATAGAGTTCGGCAAATTTCTTTCCGAATTCGTATCGTGTAATCCGCTCCCTTCCACCCAGATGAAATATCTCCCGTTTTGTAGAAATGGTAGCCACCTCCTTTAAAGCCTCAACAGCTTCAGAAACCAACAGGGGAGTCCTATATTGATCGGTAAATAACTTCGTTTTACCTCCCTGGGTCCAGGTTTTTCGTAACCAGTCCAGAAAACTTTCGCTAAAACTATTGCCAAAACCGTACATTAAAGATATCCGTATGATAAGATAGTCCGGAGCATTTTCGGCTGTTACCACTTCTCCAAGTAGCTTGGTTTCCCCGTAAAAATTTAAAGGATCCGGAAGGTCGGTTTCTTTATAGAAACTCCGTTTTCCATTAAAAACCAGGTCTGTGGAAACATAAATAAAGCGGCTATTTTTGGGAGATTCGAGGATTAGATTTCGAGTTCCCTCTACATTGATTCGATAGGCCGATTCCTTATCTTTTTCACATACCTCTACCCTAGCAAGGGCTGCCGTATGGAAAATCAGATCAGGTTGGACTTTTTTCAGGACCTCCCGGACCTCACCTTTATCTGAGATATTTAACTTTAAAGTTTTAACCCTTTCCATTTGGAAAGGGTGATGGTAATAACCGGCGAAAACCCGGTAGTGATCTTTTAAAGCCTTTACCAGATTCCATCCGAGGAATCCACTCCCTCCGGTTACGAATACAGTTTTAGCGGGCTCTTTGTTTTCGTTCATAGAGTGAGGAGCCTCCTTTTTCTTCTGGGGATTTTATAAAGTAAAATCTATTCTATGGGGTAAGGTACGTTCTAAATCTTAGATAGCCATAAAAATGTATTGACATTGGGTTAATCCCCTGGAAAGATAAAGCGTCTATTATAGTGAATTTGGAGAAAATGGGCATGGAAGATAATAGAATTTATTGGTTGGCCTTAAGTCTCGTACAAGGGGTAGGAGCTATCCTCTTCAAACGATTAATAGAAGCCTTCGGCTCCCCACGTAATGTTTTTGAGGCTTCTCCAGAGGCCCTTCAACAGGTAGACGGCGTTGGGGCTAAAACGGCCCATCATATTAAAACGTTCTTCAAAACAGATATCCTCAGAAAACAGCTTCAACTTTTAGAGAAACATCGGGTTCAGATTGTAACCCTTAGCGACTCAAACTACCCGGAGCTCTTAAGAAATATTTTCGATCCGCCTCCTGTTCTATATGTGAAAGGAACTTTCTCAGAAAGGGACCAGTTGGCCGTTGCCGTAGTTGGTTCGAGGAAATCTTCTTCATATGGGCGATTAACCGCCGAAAAGATCTGTTTAGATTTGGTTTCCAGGGGTGTCACCATTGTAAGTGGATTGGCCAGGGGAATCGATAGTTTTGCCCATCGGGGGGCCTTAAAGGGAGGGGGAAGAACTATTGCAGTTCTTGGAAATGGAGTTGATTGCATTTATCCACGGGAAAATCGAAGGTTATACGAAGCGATTGTGGAAAAGGGAGCGGTAATTTCTGAGTTTCCTTTAGGAACTCCGCCGGATCGAAAGAATTTCCCGGTTCGAAATCGAATTATTAGTGGGCTGAGCCTGGGTGTTGTGGTAGTAGAAGCCGGTGATCAAAGTGGAGCTTTGATCACAGCCGACCAGGCCCTCGAGCAAGGGCGTGAAGTCCTGGCTATTCCCGGGAACGTTTCTTCCTACACCAGTCGAGGGACCCACCGTTTGATCAAGCAAGGTGCTAAATTAGTAGAAACTGCAGAAGATATTCTGGAAGAGCTTTCTCTATCCCGTATAGGGGCTGGAACCCAAATCCAACCTCTGCTTTCAAACTCTTCTCGCTCCATCCCACCCCATTCCCCCGAGCGAAAAGGGATGATCTCTTCTTCACCCTTTCTTAAAGGTCTTAAAGGAGAAACGACTCCTCCCCTGGAAGATCTTACAGAAGATGAGAAGTCGGTCTATGCAGTCATCGGTTCTGAACCTTTGCACGTAGATGAAATTGTTCATCGCCTTCAACGTCCAGCAGGATTTGTGTTGGGAGTTCTCATGATGTTAGAGATGAAAAACAAAATCAAGCAGCTTTCCGGCAAGATGTTTATACGAAATGACTTCTAAAAAAGTGTGGGGGTATGAAAGTATGGAAGGATATCCTTCCACACTCCCATACCCCCACACTCCCATACTCCTATATCCCCTCCACTTCTATCGGGTTAAAGCCTACTATTTCGAATAATAGTTATCTCTCCGACATTTGACATTGTTTGATAGCCGGGTGTAAGGTAGAAGATCCAACATTTTCTCAGAGGTTACTTAAAAAAGCATTTTTTACCCCTTCAGAGGTTTTGTTCTACCTCTAGGGGGTCTTCCTTTCTGTAAGCTGTCCTCGTTATAGGGCAGAGGAATAGACTTTGCAAAAAGTAATAACTGAGTCTCCGATAAGCATCTCTAGGGTTAGGAGAAAGTCCTCGAGGGTTTCTTTAGAAGTTTTATTTTTAAAAATATGGGAGGAGAGATAAATATATGGCAGAAAATAAGATATCAAGGGCTGAATCCGGTTTTGATTTAGGACAGCTCATTCAAAAACTTTTTCAAGATCTTTCCCGATTAATGCAAAACGAGGTTCAACTTCTGAAGATAGAGCTTGAAGAAGATGTGTCCAAGTTGATGAGGGGAAGCATTCTCCTGATAATCGGGGCGGTTTTTGGATTTTTTGCCTTTGGGGTTTTGACGGTTACCTTGATTGCGTTATTAATGAAGGTCCTTCATAGTTTGATTTGGTCAAGTCTTATAGTAGGAATGGTCTACCTTATTATAGGCTATATTTTAATAGAGATAGGAAAAACTAAGGCCCGGCAAGCAACTCCTGTATTAAATGAGAGTATAAAGGAGTTGCAAAAAGATAAGGACGTCATAGGAAAGGAATTATAATTATGGAAGAGATAAGAAAGCCAGTGACAGAGCCTCTAAGTATTGAAGAGGTTAAACAGCAACTCAAAGAATCCATTGAAAGGGATAGAAGAGCTGTTGCTCGAACTATTCGGCATGTGGAGCGTGAATTCAAAAAAGAAGTAACCCAATGGATGGATTGGCGGGAGTGGGTAAGAACTTACCCCGTCAAAGCGGTTATAGGAGCTGTCTTCATTGGATTTTGGTTAGGAAGGAAATTCTAAAAAAATTAACCGCCCGGGATGCCCGGTTTATCCAGATAGACCCTTCTTTCTACTTTGATGGGGTTATGAATAGAAAACATCCGGAGAAGGGGAAATTTATGCTTTTTACTCTGAAATTTTTTTGTATCCCTTAAAATTAGAGGGAGTTTTTGGCCTTTGTTTGCTTACTTAACCCGATTTTGTGAGGCTTAATCCCCTTGATTTCTTCCCCAAGGGTTAAGCTTGCTGAAGTCTCTTTTCTGGTAGCGTCAAAGGGTATTTTTTATTCTACGAACCTCCCAACGCGTATCTTTAGGAAAAATCAAGTATTATTCCCATCATCGGAAGTTGACAAGAACGGTTGTAGAGTGTATTGTGCACTTGTAATGGGACGATACGCGATCATACCTCCCATAAAAGTTTGCATAAACGCTCAAAGCGTGTTGTTTTCAGATGAGAGATCTTTCCGAAAGGAGAACATGTAACGGAGTTCACTTATCAAGGGCGACTCCGTTATTCGGAATACTTATCTATGACAAAATCTTTAGTGATTGTAGAATCTCCTGCGAAAGCAAAAACCATCAGTAAGTTTTTAGGTCCTCAATATACCGTTAAAGCATCTGTTGGGCATGTTAAAGACCTCCCGGAGAAAGAACTGGGGGTTGATATTGAGAATAATTTTAAACCTAAATACGTGGTTATCAAGGGTAAGAAAAAAATTTTATCTGAAATCAAAGAGGCTGCCAAGAAAGCAGACGCGATTTATTTAGCTCCGGACCCGGACCGGGAAGGAGAGGCTATTTCCTGGCATATTGCCCAGGAGCTTAAAGACAAGCAAGATCACATCTACCGGGTTATGTTTAACGAGATTACCCGGCGAACGGTTCTGGAATCCATGAAGAATCCAGGTCGGATTGATCTCAATAAAGTAGATGCCCAGCAGGCCCGAAGGATTTTGGACCGCCTGGTGGGATATAAAATTAGTCCCCTCCTCTGGAAGAAAGTTCGTAAAGGGCTTAGTGCAGGGCGGGTTCAATCGGTAGCGTTGCGGTTGATTTGTGAACGGGAGCGGGAAATTCAAAATTTTGTCCCGGAGGAATACTGGTCCATTACAGCTCATTTAAGAGGTGAGTTTCCGCCGGATTTCGAAGCCAGACTCTTTAAATCGGGCAATGAGAAAATCAAAATAGAGAATGAACAACAAGCCCGATCTATCTTGGAAGATCTGGAGGGGGCTTCTTATAAGGTAGACAAAATTGACAAAAAAGAACGAAAGCGGAATCCAACTCCCCCGTTTACGACCAGTACTCTTCAACAGGAAGCTGCAAGGAAACTAAAATTCTCTGCGAAGAAGACCATGATGATTGCCCAGAATCTCTATGAAGGCCTTGAAATCGGTCAGGAAGGTGCAGTGGGTCTGATTACCTATATGCGAACAGACTCTACTCGGGTATCGGAGGAAGCCCAGGCAGAAGCTCGCCAATACATTTTAGAAAAGTATGGAAAGGACTATGTTCCCGAAGTACCCCATAAATACAAAACCCAAAAAGCGGCCCAGGAAGCCCATGAAGCTATCCGCCCCACTTCGGTTTATCGGGTTCCGGCATCCTTAAAAAATTACCTGACGGAGGATCAGTACAAACTCTATGAGCTAATCTGGAACCGATTTATTGCCAGTCAGATGGAATCGGCCCTCTTAGAAGTAACAACGGTAGATATCCTGGCCGGTAAGTATCTCTTTCGGGCAACCGGGTCTGTGATAAAGTTTTTGGGGTTTATGAAAATTTATGTGGAAGGCAAAGATGATATCCAGCAAGGAATCAATGAGGATGAAGGAGATTTGGATTCAGATCAGGATAAAATTCTACCTCCACTTCGAGTAGGTGAAGTCCTGACCCTCCTGAAGCTGGTTCCCAAACAGCATTTTACCGAGCCTCCACCCCGGTACTCCGAAGCCAGCCTGGTCAAGGAGTTGGAAGCTCAGGGGATTGGGCGTCCCAGTACCTATGCAACGATTTTGAGTACAATCCAGCAGCGGGATTACACGCGAAAGGAAAAGGGAAAGTTTGTTCCCACCGAGTTAGGTATGCTGGTAGTGGACCTTCTTCTGGAAAATTTCCCTCACCTTTTTAATGTAAAATTTACTGCGGAAATGGAAGATCAGTTGGATAAGATCGAAGAGGGGAGAGCTAACTGGGTTCAATCTTTGGAAGAGTTTTACCGATCCTTTAATCAAGAGTTGCAGAAGGCCTTTGTAGAAATGCGAGATGTTAAAAAAGAGATGGAGGAAGTAACCGAAGAGATCTGCGAGAAATGTGGTCAGCCTATGGTAATCAAGTGGGGCCGTTATGGGAAGTTTATGGCCTGTTCCGGTTTTCCTAAATGTCGAAACACCCGAAAAATCCCGCAAACTGAAGATGGTCAGGTCAAAACTCAAACCGAAGTGGTTACCGATGAAAAGTGTGAAAAGTGCGGTAATTCCTTAGTTGTTAGGGAAGGGAAGTTTGGAAGATTTCTTGCCTGCTCTACTTATCCCAGGTGTCAGTTTACAAAACCTTTCAGTACTGGAATTTCCTGTCCAGAAGAAGGGTGTAATGGGACGCTGGTAGAGCGGCGGGGACGAAATGGGAGAACTTTTTATAGTTGTAGTAATTATCCAAACTGCAAATACTCCCTGGCCTATAAACCTGTTGCAGAGCCTTGTCCAAAGTGTCAGGCTCCTTTTTTGATTGAAAAATGGGATAAAGATCGTGAGACTTCTATTATTCAATGCCAGCATAAAGGATGTGATTTTCAAAAGCAGGAGTCGGAGGCCAGAAACCCGGAGTTAGAGTAAAAGCGGAATCAAATTTAGAAATCGGTATTCGAAAGAAAATCCAGATCCTATCGGAAATTTTTGTATTCTGACTTCTAATTCCTGAATATCCAATGACCATCATTATAGATGGATATAACTTTATCGGTCGGTCTCGAAAATTAAGGATCGAAGATCCCCACTGTCGAGAAAAGCTCTTTCGAAAATTGACCGATTATTGCAGACTTCGAAAGAAGGATGTTATTGTTGTCTTCGATGGGGCTTGTCTGGGACCCGGGGTGGATAAAAAACGGACCTACGGAAGGATTACGATCCTGTATTCTTCAGGAGGGCTTAGTGCCGATGAAGAGATTGTAAGACTAATCCGTGCCGACAAACAAAAAAAGCAATTGCTGGTAGTCACTTCGGATCATGAGGTTCAAAACTATGCAAAATCCATGGGGACCCAGGTGACTAAATCGGAAGAATTTGAGCGGGATATCGAGAGAGTTTTTGCTCAAAATCGCGGCCGGGAAGAGAGAAACCGCCGCCTTTCCAACAAAGAGGTCCAAAAGTGGCTGGAAATCTTTAGTCAATCTCCCTCAGATGAGGGAGAAGTTGACTTCCCTTCGGGAGAGGATGTAAAATCTTTTCCTGAGGAAAGTCCTCCAAAAAGAGAAGCCACGGCAATGCAAGGGAGTAGTATAGATGAATCGGCGTCCCCATTTCAGAAGAAACTTCCCAGTGTAGCTAGAAAAAACAAAGGAGTTCTCCAAGAAGAAAGGATTCAAAAGCTAAAAAAGATAAAGAAAAAAATGCCCGAGAAACAAACCCTGGATCGGGTTCATGTTCATCTTTCTGAGTTAGAAATTCAAGAATGGCTGAAAATCTTCAAGGAAAAATAGAAACTTATTTAGATAAATTCCTGGGATATCTGCAGATAGAAAAGAATTTATCCCAACGAACAATTGAAAGTTATCGAACCGACCTGCTTCAGTTCGAGAAGTTTCTCCAAGATACCCGGTTTGGTATAAAAGAGCACTCCCCAGAAGGTTTGATAGATTGGACAAGGATAGATAAAACCGTTATCCGGGCTTTCCTGGGCCATTTACATGAAAAAGGTCGGGCTAAGACTTCGATAGCCAGGAAATTAGCTGCCATTCGTTCCTTTTTAAAATATTTGAATCGGGAGGGTATTTTGACTCTGAACCCGGCTTCCTTTGTAACCAGTCCCAAGCTTCCCCAAAGAATACCCTCCTTTCTATCTGTTTCCGAGGTATCCACCCTGCTGCAGTCTGTAGATCCCCAGGTAAATCCTGAAAATTCAAGTTCTCAAACTTCAAAGAGAATAGGCTTCTCAGCCCCTCATCTCCTTAGCTTAAGGGATCATGCCATCTTAGAGGTTTTATATGCTACGGGGATAAGGGTTGGAGAGCTGGTTAATCTGAAGATTAATCAGGTTAACTTTGAGGAAAAAACAATCCGGGTACGAGGTAAAGGAAAAAAAGAGCGGATGGTTTTATTGGGAACACCTGCTGTGGCAGCTTTGAAGGCTTATTTGCTCGAAAGAGAACGGTTGGAATCTCTGTTAAGAACTGAGAGAAATGAAAATCCACCTCTTTTTGTCGACTATAAAGGGGATCCTCTAACAGACCGAAGTATACGGCGTATTGTAGAGAAGTGCGTGCGAAAGAGCTTACTTTCTAAGCAGATTTCTCCCCATTCCCTTCGTCACACGTTTGCAACTCATCTGTTAGACTCTGGAGCCGATTTACGTGCTATTCAAGAATTACTGGGTCATGAGAGTCTGTCCACGACTCAAAAGTATACCCATGTAAGTATAAATAAACTGATGGAGGTCTATGAAAAAGCGCACCCGAAAGCGTAAATAGTCCTTTGTTGGTTGTCTGTTGCTTTGTAAGGCTAGAATGACCTGTTCCCTGATTCCTATAAACCGACAACCTGAAATCTATCCGGAGAAGGGTCAATGAGCAGTTTAATAAATAAAAGAAACAACGGACAACGGACAACGGACAACGGACAAGAAATGTTTCATTCTACAACAATTTTATCTGTTCGGCACAAAGGCCGTGTTGCTATGGCTGGAGATGGACAAGTTACCTTTGGGGATACAATTATGAAGCATAATGCTCGAAAAGTCAGGCGGATGTACCATGATAAAATTATAGCGGGCTTTGCGGGTGCCGCTGCAGACGCTTTTGCCCTTTTTTCCAGATTTGAAAATAAAGTAGAAGAATATCGGGGTAACTTATACAGAGCCTCGGTAGAGCTGGCTAAGGACTGGAGAACAGATAGAATTCTTCGAAGGTTAGAAGCTCTACTGGCTGTGGCAGATCGGGATTATTCTTTGATTATCTCGGGAACAGGAGACATTATCGAACCCGATGATGGCATTATCGGTATAGGTTCTGGGGGTTCTTATGCGCTGGCGGCAGCCAAAGCTTTGGTCCATCATACCGATTTGAGTGCGAGGGAAATTGTTGAGGAGGCCATGAAAATCGCTTCCTCTATTTGTGTTTATACCAACGATAAAATTATCGTTGAAGAACTTTAAACTTTATTAGAAATAAGTTTTTATAACTACTCTCCCACAAAGACACAAAGGCCCAAAGATTCAAAAAGAAAAATAGAAAAATCTAACCCTTTGTGTTTCTCCATGTCTTCATGTCTTTGTGGGGAGATGGTTTATTTCTGAATCAGAGAATGATTATAAAAGACCAGGATAATTCCTTAGAGAAAACCGAAAGCCTGATGGATACTCTAACTCCTCGACAAATTGTTTCCGAGTTAGATAAATACATCGTTGGTCAAGTCGATGCCAAACGTGCAGTGGCTATTGCCTTGCGAAATCGCTGGCGACGACAAAAACTAAGTCCTGAATTGCGAGATGAAGTGGCTCCTAAAAATATTATCATGATTGGACCCACCGGAGTGGGTAAGACAGAGATCGCCAGGCGGTTGGCTAAACTGGCTCAGTCTCCCTTCCTCAAGGTAGAGGCTTCTAAATTTACCGAAGTGGGTTATGTAGGTCGGGATGTGGAGTCGATGATTCGGGACTTGACCGAATTGGCAGTCAATATGGTCAAGGCAGAAAAACAGGAGGAGGTTAAGGAAAAAGCCAGAGTCCTTGCCGAAGAGAGACTCTTAGATCTTTTGTTCCCGTCTTCTAAACCTTCTGAAGAAACCTCCGCAGTTTCCCCAGAGGACTCTCGAAGCAGTACCCGGGAAAAGATTAGAAAGCTCCTTGCCAGTGGACAATTTGATGACCGATTGGTAGAAATAGAGGTACGAGATCGAACCCTTCCCATCGTGGAGATTTTTTCCAATGCTGGTATCGAAGAAATGGATATTAATATCAAGGATATGCTTCCACCCGGGCTTTTTCCGACACGAACTAAAAAACGAAAAGTAAAAGTATCAGAAGCCAGGAAGATCTTGGAGCAAGAGGAAGCC includes:
- the fbp gene encoding class 1 fructose-bisphosphatase; this encodes MKPIMTISRYILEQQREIPGATGEFSDLLSTITLAAKVITREVRRAGLTNILGFTGTENVQGEKVTKLDEFAHNVLLEILGRSGHVCALASEEEADLIPIPDGYPLGKYIVLLDPLDGSSNIDANVSVGTIFSIHRRITKEGRGTLEDVLQPGYKQVGAGYILYGSSTMMVYSTGHGVHGFTLDPTVGEFLLSHKNIRIPEKGKIYSINEGNSNRWGKGVQNYINYLKEEDKKTDRPYSSRYIGSLVADFHRNLLYGGIFLYPADSKNPKGKLRLLYEAAPMAYLIEQAGGLASTGYERILDIQPTELHQRVPLIIGSREDVLMAEKFIREWQ
- a CDS encoding N-acyl homoserine lactonase family protein, translating into MTTNIFDILPPSTDRICEIYALKLGEITRDTSFVVYLTDFGVPITTFYYVWCIKGSDGIVLVDTGFTSKIPQSQAVRNLTSPVDQLAKIGVDAKEISTVIISHLHWDHAGGCNFFPKATFYIQRREFEFFTENPLSKYKPFTKVTYQEGLEQLVKLKEAGRVKLVEGAAPIAPGISVMLAPGHTPGLMVTLVNTARGIAAISSDCGHLFRNFEEEIPSSIITDMITWLESYRRIKGVVSAPDLIFPGHDALMITRYPRVAEGVSKLV
- a CDS encoding SDR family oxidoreductase; protein product: MNENKEPAKTVFVTGGSGFLGWNLVKALKDHYRVFAGYYHHPFQMERVKTLKLNISDKGEVREVLKKVQPDLIFHTAALARVEVCEKDKESAYRINVEGTRNLILESPKNSRFIYVSTDLVFNGKRSFYKETDLPDPLNFYGETKLLGEVVTAENAPDYLIIRISLMYGFGNSFSESFLDWLRKTWTQGGKTKLFTDQYRTPLLVSEAVEALKEVATISTKREIFHLGGRERITRYEFGKKFAELYGYPIHLIEPASMASVLTVNMPADCSFSINKIQNLLSFTLSDVEEGLKKLYQEDQGESFAPKNSD
- the dprA gene encoding DNA-processing protein DprA, which translates into the protein MEDNRIYWLALSLVQGVGAILFKRLIEAFGSPRNVFEASPEALQQVDGVGAKTAHHIKTFFKTDILRKQLQLLEKHRVQIVTLSDSNYPELLRNIFDPPPVLYVKGTFSERDQLAVAVVGSRKSSSYGRLTAEKICLDLVSRGVTIVSGLARGIDSFAHRGALKGGGRTIAVLGNGVDCIYPRENRRLYEAIVEKGAVISEFPLGTPPDRKNFPVRNRIISGLSLGVVVVEAGDQSGALITADQALEQGREVLAIPGNVSSYTSRGTHRLIKQGAKLVETAEDILEELSLSRIGAGTQIQPLLSNSSRSIPPHSPERKGMISSSPFLKGLKGETTPPLEDLTEDEKSVYAVIGSEPLHVDEIVHRLQRPAGFVLGVLMMLEMKNKIKQLSGKMFIRNDF
- a CDS encoding phage holin family protein — translated: MAENKISRAESGFDLGQLIQKLFQDLSRLMQNEVQLLKIELEEDVSKLMRGSILLIIGAVFGFFAFGVLTVTLIALLMKVLHSLIWSSLIVGMVYLIIGYILIEIGKTKARQATPVLNESIKELQKDKDVIGKEL
- the topA gene encoding type I DNA topoisomerase, whose protein sequence is MTKSLVIVESPAKAKTISKFLGPQYTVKASVGHVKDLPEKELGVDIENNFKPKYVVIKGKKKILSEIKEAAKKADAIYLAPDPDREGEAISWHIAQELKDKQDHIYRVMFNEITRRTVLESMKNPGRIDLNKVDAQQARRILDRLVGYKISPLLWKKVRKGLSAGRVQSVALRLICEREREIQNFVPEEYWSITAHLRGEFPPDFEARLFKSGNEKIKIENEQQARSILEDLEGASYKVDKIDKKERKRNPTPPFTTSTLQQEAARKLKFSAKKTMMIAQNLYEGLEIGQEGAVGLITYMRTDSTRVSEEAQAEARQYILEKYGKDYVPEVPHKYKTQKAAQEAHEAIRPTSVYRVPASLKNYLTEDQYKLYELIWNRFIASQMESALLEVTTVDILAGKYLFRATGSVIKFLGFMKIYVEGKDDIQQGINEDEGDLDSDQDKILPPLRVGEVLTLLKLVPKQHFTEPPPRYSEASLVKELEAQGIGRPSTYATILSTIQQRDYTRKEKGKFVPTELGMLVVDLLLENFPHLFNVKFTAEMEDQLDKIEEGRANWVQSLEEFYRSFNQELQKAFVEMRDVKKEMEEVTEEICEKCGQPMVIKWGRYGKFMACSGFPKCRNTRKIPQTEDGQVKTQTEVVTDEKCEKCGNSLVVREGKFGRFLACSTYPRCQFTKPFSTGISCPEEGCNGTLVERRGRNGRTFYSCSNYPNCKYSLAYKPVAEPCPKCQAPFLIEKWDKDRETSIIQCQHKGCDFQKQESEARNPELE
- a CDS encoding NYN domain-containing protein, with amino-acid sequence MTIIIDGYNFIGRSRKLRIEDPHCREKLFRKLTDYCRLRKKDVIVVFDGACLGPGVDKKRTYGRITILYSSGGLSADEEIVRLIRADKQKKQLLVVTSDHEVQNYAKSMGTQVTKSEEFERDIERVFAQNRGREERNRRLSNKEVQKWLEIFSQSPSDEGEVDFPSGEDVKSFPEESPPKREATAMQGSSIDESASPFQKKLPSVARKNKGVLQEERIQKLKKIKKKMPEKQTLDRVHVHLSELEIQEWLKIFKEK
- the xerA gene encoding site-specific tyrosine recombinase/integron integrase, giving the protein MAENLQGKIETYLDKFLGYLQIEKNLSQRTIESYRTDLLQFEKFLQDTRFGIKEHSPEGLIDWTRIDKTVIRAFLGHLHEKGRAKTSIARKLAAIRSFLKYLNREGILTLNPASFVTSPKLPQRIPSFLSVSEVSTLLQSVDPQVNPENSSSQTSKRIGFSAPHLLSLRDHAILEVLYATGIRVGELVNLKINQVNFEEKTIRVRGKGKKERMVLLGTPAVAALKAYLLERERLESLLRTERNENPPLFVDYKGDPLTDRSIRRIVEKCVRKSLLSKQISPHSLRHTFATHLLDSGADLRAIQELLGHESLSTTQKYTHVSINKLMEVYEKAHPKA